Proteins co-encoded in one Apodemus sylvaticus chromosome 6, mApoSyl1.1, whole genome shotgun sequence genomic window:
- the LOC127687946 gene encoding 60S ribosomal protein L27a-like, with amino-acid sequence MPSRLRRTQKLRGHMSQGHGCIGKPRQHPGGSRNAGGMHHHRINFDKYHPGYFGKVGMRFYHLKRNQSFCPTVNLDKLWTLVGERTVVHAAKIKTRAAPIIDVVRSSHYKVLGKGERPKQPVIVKATFFSRRAEEKMKGVGGACVLVALKNTLEVN; translated from the coding sequence ATGCCATCCAGACTGAGGAGGACCCAGAAACTCAGAGGCCACATGAGCCAAGGCCATGGCTGCATCGGTAAGCCCcgccagcacccaggaggcagcagGAATGCTggaggcatgcatcaccacaggATCAACTTTGACAAATATCATCCAGGTTACTTTGGGAAAGTTGGTATGAGGTTTTACCACTTGAAGAGGAACCAGAGCTTCTGCCCAACTGTCAACCTGGATAAATTGTGGACGTTGGTCGGTGAGCGGACAGTGGTCCATGCAGCAAAAATCAAGACTAGAGCTGCTCCCATCATTGATGTAGTTCGATCTAGCCACTACAAAGTTCTGGGCAAGGGAGAGCGCCCTAAGCAACCTGTCATCGTGAAGGCCACATTCTTCAGCAGAAGAGCTGAAGAAAAGATGAAGGGTGTTGGGGGTGCCTGTGTTCTGGTGGCTTTAAAAAACACTCTGGAAGTTAATTAA